The following is a genomic window from Meiothermus sp. QL-1.
GCCCTCCATCCCCCCTTTGGGCCTGGGCACCTGGCAGTGGGGAGACCGGCTTATCTGGGGTTTTGGCCGGGGCTACCGGGAGGACGACACCGAGGCCGCCTACCGAGCGGCCCTGGAGGCCGGGGTGCGCCTTTTCGATACCGCCGAGGTCTATGGCTTCGGCCTTTCCGAGCGGCTCCTGGGGCGCTACTACCACGCCTGCTCGCCCAGGCCTTTGGTGGTGAGCAAGATGTTCCCCTACCCCTGGCGCTTCTCCCGTAGGGCCCTTCTGGCGGCCTTGCGGCAGAGCCTCCTTCGCCTGCGGATGGAGCGGGTAGACCTCTACCTGCTCCACTGGCCTTGGAAGCCGGTACCCCTGGAGGGGTGGGCCGAGTCGCTGGCCGAGGCCTACGAGCTGGGCCTGGCCCGGGCGGTGGGGGTTTCCAACTGCAACCTGGCCCAGCTCGAGCGCGTGGCCCGGGTGCTGGCCCGCCACCGGGTGCCCCTGGCGGTAAACCAGGTGGAGTACCACCTCCTGGAGCGGGGTCCCGAGCGAAGCGGTCTGCTGGAGGCCATGCGGGCCGAGGGAATAGTCCTCATGGCCTACAGCCCTCTGGCCATGGGCTGGCTTACAGGGCGCTACAGCCTGGAGAACCCCCCGCCAGGGCGCTACCGAGCCCAGCGCTACATGCGCCACAAGGACCGAATACCCGCCCTGCTCGAAGCCCTCGACCAGGTGGCCCGAAAGCATGGGGCCACCCCTGCCCAGGTGGCCCTGCGCTGGTGCATTGAGCGGGGAACCCTGCCCATCCCCGGGGCCAAGAACGCCCAGCAGGCCCGGGTCAACGCGGGGGCTTTGCGCCTGCGCCTGGACAGAGAAGACCTGGCTCGGCTGGAAGGGGCATAATGGGGGCATGGGACTGCTCGAGGAGCTCTATCAGGAAATCATCCTGAAGCATTACCGCAACCCCCGCAACCATGGCGAGCTGCCGGGGGCTAGGCTGCGGGTCCTGGGCCACAACCCCGCTTGCGGCGATCGGGTAGAGCTGCAGCTCCAGACCGATGGGGAGCGCATAACCGAGGTTCGTTTTTTGGGCCAGGGCTGCGCCATCTCGCAGGCCTCG
Proteins encoded in this region:
- a CDS encoding aldo/keto reductase, whose product is MDELRIAGLPSIPPLGLGTWQWGDRLIWGFGRGYREDDTEAAYRAALEAGVRLFDTAEVYGFGLSERLLGRYYHACSPRPLVVSKMFPYPWRFSRRALLAALRQSLLRLRMERVDLYLLHWPWKPVPLEGWAESLAEAYELGLARAVGVSNCNLAQLERVARVLARHRVPLAVNQVEYHLLERGPERSGLLEAMRAEGIVLMAYSPLAMGWLTGRYSLENPPPGRYRAQRYMRHKDRIPALLEALDQVARKHGATPAQVALRWCIERGTLPIPGAKNAQQARVNAGALRLRLDREDLARLEGA